From a region of the Nitrospira sp. genome:
- a CDS encoding response regulator transcription factor yields MMKEEKATQIVIVDDHTLVRQEIRSLLEGYPDIDVVGEARNGLEAIFMVEKFRPHVILMDINMPKMNGIEATAQISKGYPDTIIIGFSVNTTTENQEAMKRAGAVQLVAKDAAVEELCEAIREAVTNRETSQSSAPNEQTAG; encoded by the coding sequence ATGATGAAGGAAGAAAAAGCGACACAGATAGTAATCGTCGACGACCATACCCTCGTCCGGCAGGAAATTCGGTCTCTATTGGAAGGGTATCCAGACATTGACGTCGTGGGAGAAGCACGTAATGGCCTCGAGGCGATCTTCATGGTGGAAAAATTCCGCCCACACGTCATCCTCATGGACATCAACATGCCGAAAATGAATGGCATTGAGGCCACAGCTCAAATCAGCAAAGGTTATCCGGACACAATTATCATTGGGTTCTCAGTGAACACGACCACGGAGAACCAAGAGGCGATGAAACGAGCCGGTGCCGTTCAGCTTGTCGCGAAGGATGCGGCGGTCGAAGAGCTGTGTGAAGCCATTCGCGAGGCGGTGACGAATCGTGAGACGTCTCAGTCATCAGCGCCTAATGAGCAAACCGCTGGGTAA
- the nhaD gene encoding sodium:proton antiporter NhaD, translating to MPSFVNHWTGYAALAVFVVAYILVILEESIQLRKSKPVMVAAGVIWILAALAYSTQDRSHAAAEILRHNLLEYAELMLFLLSAMTFINTMSERNIFEALRTRLISLGLSLRGVFWLTGILAFFISPVADNLTTALVMGAVVMAIGAGNGRFIALGCINVVVAANAGGAFSPFGDITTLMVWQKGVVKFGEFFALFVPSLVNWLVPAAAMAMTIPRDKPLATMEDMEVKHGGYMIVLLFLLTIAGTVVMHHFLEMPPFLGMMTGLGVLKSYGHFIRRKELDEWTDIPVGDDENNGLLKPAIKPFDIFISIKRVEWDTLMFFYGIMLSVGGLGALGYLAVLSGFLYEGLGATPANILVGILSAVIDNIPIMFAVLSMNPDMNLGQWLLVTLTAGVGGSLLSIGSAAGVALMGQARGVYTFFAHLKWTGAIALGYVASIGVHLVMNGHLFNP from the coding sequence ATGCCAAGTTTTGTAAATCACTGGACTGGTTATGCGGCGCTGGCCGTGTTTGTCGTTGCCTACATTTTGGTTATTCTCGAAGAATCCATTCAGCTTCGTAAATCCAAACCAGTCATGGTCGCGGCAGGCGTGATTTGGATTTTAGCGGCGCTTGCCTACAGCACACAAGACCGATCGCATGCTGCTGCGGAAATCCTCCGGCATAACCTGCTTGAATATGCCGAGCTGATGCTCTTCCTTCTTTCCGCGATGACCTTCATCAATACGATGAGCGAACGGAATATCTTCGAGGCATTGCGTACCCGGCTTATTTCGTTGGGATTATCGCTGCGTGGGGTATTCTGGCTAACAGGCATTCTGGCGTTCTTTATCTCCCCTGTGGCCGATAACCTCACGACGGCTTTGGTGATGGGCGCGGTGGTCATGGCAATCGGCGCGGGCAACGGGCGCTTCATCGCCTTGGGATGCATCAATGTGGTCGTGGCCGCCAATGCCGGAGGCGCGTTCAGCCCGTTCGGGGATATTACGACGCTGATGGTCTGGCAAAAAGGCGTGGTGAAATTCGGAGAGTTTTTCGCGCTGTTTGTTCCGTCTCTCGTCAACTGGCTTGTGCCAGCGGCGGCGATGGCCATGACAATCCCTCGCGACAAGCCGCTAGCCACGATGGAGGACATGGAGGTCAAGCATGGCGGCTATATGATTGTTCTATTGTTTTTACTCACCATAGCCGGAACTGTGGTAATGCACCATTTTCTGGAGATGCCTCCGTTTCTCGGCATGATGACCGGACTTGGTGTCCTTAAGTCCTATGGGCATTTTATCCGGCGGAAGGAGTTAGACGAATGGACGGACATTCCCGTGGGTGATGACGAAAACAACGGGTTATTGAAACCCGCCATTAAGCCGTTCGATATTTTCATCAGTATAAAACGTGTGGAATGGGACACGCTGATGTTCTTTTACGGCATCATGCTATCTGTCGGTGGCCTTGGTGCGCTGGGCTATCTCGCCGTTCTGTCCGGTTTCCTTTATGAAGGCCTAGGCGCGACGCCCGCCAATATCCTCGTGGGGATCTTGTCAGCAGTGATAGACAACATTCCCATCATGTTTGCCGTCTTGAGCATGAACCCGGATATGAACCTCGGCCAGTGGCTTCTGGTCACGCTGACCGCAGGGGTAGGGGGGTCGCTTCTGTCGATTGGTTCGGCTGCGGGGGTGGCGCTTATGGGACAAGCACGTGGTGTTTATACCTTCTTTGCACACCTGAAATGGACAGGGGCGATTGCGTTGGGCTATGTGGCCAGTATCGGCGTTCACCTCGTGATGAACGGCCACCTTTTCAATCCCTAA
- a CDS encoding Hsp20/alpha crystallin family protein gives MALVRWDPFRELEEVSDRLNRMFARPAARTMNGKENMIVADWTPPVDISETEGEYQIKVEIPDVKKEDVKITLEDGVLTIQGQRKHEQEEKGKKFHRIERSYGSFARTFALPDVIEVDQVKAEFKDGVLNLHLPKSEKAKPKAIEVKVA, from the coding sequence ATGGCACTCGTACGATGGGATCCATTTCGGGAATTGGAAGAAGTGTCAGACCGGTTGAATCGGATGTTCGCACGTCCGGCGGCGCGAACCATGAATGGCAAGGAGAACATGATCGTAGCCGATTGGACGCCGCCTGTTGATATCAGTGAGACCGAAGGGGAATATCAGATCAAGGTGGAGATTCCAGATGTGAAGAAGGAGGACGTGAAAATCACGCTCGAAGATGGTGTGCTCACCATTCAGGGCCAGCGCAAGCACGAACAGGAAGAGAAGGGGAAGAAGTTCCATCGCATTGAACGATCGTACGGCAGCTTTGCCCGGACCTTCGCCTTACCCGATGTGATTGAAGTGGACCAGGTAAAAGCCGAGTTCAAGGATGGCGTGTTGAATCTCCATCTACCGAAGTCAGAGAAGGCGAAGCCGAAGGCGATCGAGGTCAAGGTAGCGTAA
- a CDS encoding thermonuclease family protein, with protein MRFTRCLDTVESHTTSKPNVSRLTCIDCPEKKQALGQRAKQATSTLSFGQNVTIQTNGKDRYGRTLGIVVLQNSRNLNHELVKEGWCWWYRKYAPGDTVLEGLESEARQAKKGLWIDPHPIAPWEWRASKKMKMKPQLDFQISSPERPTTAH; from the coding sequence ATGAGGTTTACGCGCTGTTTAGACACCGTCGAGTCTCATACAACAAGCAAGCCGAACGTATCCCGCCTCACTTGTATCGATTGCCCTGAGAAGAAGCAGGCTCTTGGTCAGCGGGCGAAACAAGCCACTTCCACATTGAGCTTTGGCCAGAACGTCACGATTCAGACAAACGGCAAGGATCGGTATGGGCGAACTCTTGGTATTGTGGTTCTCCAGAATAGTCGCAACTTAAACCACGAATTAGTCAAAGAGGGCTGGTGTTGGTGGTACAGAAAGTACGCCCCAGGGGATACGGTCCTTGAAGGGTTGGAGAGCGAGGCACGACAAGCGAAGAAAGGGCTATGGATTGATCCTCACCCTATCGCACCATGGGAGTGGAGAGCCTCAAAAAAGATGAAGATGAAGCCCCAGTTAGATTTTCAAATATCGTCGCCTGAGCGCCCAACGACAGCCCATTAG
- a CDS encoding DoxX family protein — protein MAKLNHAFQKRLRPWTPLLLRVIVGYGFMAHGYAKLSRGPEQFISIVTAIGIPMPHLMGWATIIVQLLGGLCVLLGAWVILWSIPMAAILIVAAVTVHWPNGFSSIKLQSVIDGRAQFGQPGYETDLLYLICIAVLVAGGAGPYAVDNMIARKMDHRGSADLLKTS, from the coding sequence ATGGCCAAACTGAATCATGCATTCCAAAAGAGGTTGCGCCCTTGGACACCGCTTCTCCTGCGCGTAATTGTGGGCTATGGCTTCATGGCTCACGGATACGCCAAGTTGAGCAGAGGACCGGAGCAGTTCATCAGTATAGTGACTGCTATCGGTATTCCCATGCCTCATCTCATGGGGTGGGCCACGATCATTGTCCAATTATTAGGCGGTCTGTGCGTGCTACTAGGGGCGTGGGTAATCCTCTGGAGCATACCAATGGCGGCTATTCTGATCGTGGCGGCGGTCACGGTGCATTGGCCTAATGGATTCAGCTCTATCAAACTTCAATCCGTTATCGACGGCAGAGCGCAGTTCGGGCAACCAGGTTATGAGACCGATTTGTTGTATCTCATATGTATCGCCGTACTTGTGGCTGGGGGCGCTGGCCCTTACGCGGTAGATAATATGATAGCTCGCAAAATGGATCATCGGGGCTCGGCAGACCTTCTTAAAACCTCTTGA
- a CDS encoding response regulator transcription factor translates to MNMERIPVAVCRQTQRSEIIHVLVVDDHPLMRQGLRSLISCFSEFEILGEAADGEEACDCAQRLQPDVILMDIHMPKMNGITATRWIKEAFPHVVIIGLSVDQNSAVATQFKAAGASAYLTKETQPDELYRAIHAALTSGRASSGKAFPA, encoded by the coding sequence ATGAATATGGAGCGTATACCCGTAGCCGTCTGCAGACAGACACAGCGATCAGAGATTATTCACGTCTTAGTCGTCGATGACCATCCGCTGATGCGTCAAGGGCTGCGGAGTCTTATCAGTTGCTTTAGTGAATTTGAAATCCTCGGCGAAGCGGCAGACGGAGAGGAGGCCTGCGACTGTGCTCAGCGCTTACAGCCGGATGTCATCCTGATGGATATCCATATGCCAAAGATGAACGGAATTACCGCCACGCGCTGGATCAAAGAGGCCTTCCCTCATGTCGTCATTATTGGGCTCTCGGTCGATCAAAATAGTGCGGTCGCGACGCAATTCAAAGCGGCGGGTGCCTCCGCCTATCTCACCAAAGAAACGCAGCCTGATGAGCTCTATCGGGCCATCCATGCCGCGCTCACCAGTGGGAGAGCTAGCTCGGGGAAAGCATTTCCAGCATAG
- a CDS encoding DEAD/DEAH box helicase: MLTFIWNSIETFLKPDQAVLQPFIDFDPRSGNLKIALHGDLNGKPISLSRRSLAQGSGTFKGRRFIVNNYGLDVIQHIGASCEWTDDLTLCCKGDTVPDCLASLRKWFRVEQTAAASAVKIHPTPLEHRTYLDLDDPETLTVRQTLTTADESLIPLPTSGREEHPSWIRVSDQFFKLPKEWAQLPTQGTEVSSGTYRLAMDEIPEFLEKELSAIKKSSRVLIGKEAGELRVVATIPKIHTSIDFDEGTSKVVARPLYKYESESLDHAELQRADESRKYYRKQNAYYRVDWTQVHRVKTALKDSGFEEQPDGSYRGPSFSYDEIIDIFSKLGILSESAAFARFRQRLLDFSSTGSLKLPDDLRPGISVRDYQHHGYEWLAFLKRYGLPGILADEMGLGKTLQTLLTIAHVRQQHGRCPSLVVCPAGLVEKWADEADKFLSEFLVLTHSGDNRNEALRVQGPHVDLVVTSYETMVRDAQDLRRIPWRFLILDEAQRIKTPDTPGAKVVRTIPAEARFAITGLPVENKLQDLWSVFDFLAPGLLFSKSEFEKRIKDPIETRGDKNARDLLRRKTRPFVLRRLKTEVAKELPDKIEKTIRCELTEKQRALYTAVVTRDLEEAITATGGEKLTLGNPHIFSVLLKLKQICCHPGLVTGDFEEFRPGVSGKFDAFMEILEGILDSRATEVEPNKLVVFSQFVHMTTFLQNFIISKGRSCERIDEAVPPAERPARCRWFNSQPSQFGLVSTLFSGGVGLDLQSANYVASYDQWWNPAVHSEAVDRVHRIGQRRTVVAFHILTRGTLEDKIEAELLKKKDLFDLTIRPDEYLRKEVTREELLDLVRLES, from the coding sequence ATGCTGACGTTCATCTGGAACAGCATCGAAACGTTTCTCAAGCCGGACCAGGCAGTACTCCAACCATTCATAGATTTTGATCCTCGATCGGGCAATTTAAAGATTGCCCTCCATGGCGACCTCAACGGAAAACCCATTAGTCTGAGCCGGCGTTCTCTGGCGCAAGGGAGCGGTACATTCAAAGGACGGCGTTTCATCGTCAACAATTATGGCCTTGACGTCATCCAGCACATCGGTGCCTCCTGTGAATGGACCGATGATTTGACGCTGTGCTGCAAGGGAGACACTGTCCCGGACTGCTTGGCCTCTTTGCGAAAATGGTTCAGAGTTGAGCAAACAGCTGCTGCCAGCGCTGTCAAGATTCATCCGACCCCGCTCGAACATCGTACTTACCTCGACCTAGACGACCCTGAAACGTTAACTGTCAGACAAACACTCACGACTGCCGACGAGTCGTTGATCCCGCTTCCCACATCTGGTCGTGAGGAACATCCCAGTTGGATACGGGTCTCCGACCAATTTTTCAAGTTGCCGAAAGAATGGGCGCAATTGCCGACCCAGGGCACTGAAGTGTCATCGGGCACATACCGGCTTGCGATGGATGAGATTCCTGAATTCCTTGAGAAGGAACTGTCTGCGATCAAGAAGTCTAGCCGAGTCCTCATCGGCAAAGAAGCCGGCGAGCTTCGTGTCGTTGCTACCATTCCCAAAATACACACTTCAATCGATTTTGACGAAGGCACATCAAAAGTTGTCGCACGTCCGCTGTATAAATATGAGAGTGAATCCCTTGATCATGCCGAGCTACAACGGGCCGATGAGTCCAGAAAGTATTATAGAAAACAGAACGCCTACTACAGAGTTGATTGGACTCAGGTCCATCGGGTGAAGACCGCGCTTAAAGACAGCGGCTTTGAGGAACAACCGGACGGGTCATACCGTGGGCCAAGCTTTAGCTACGACGAAATCATCGATATCTTTTCGAAGCTTGGCATACTTTCCGAAAGCGCGGCCTTCGCAAGATTTAGGCAGCGGCTTCTCGATTTTTCGTCGACTGGCTCCCTGAAGCTTCCAGACGATCTCCGACCAGGCATATCGGTACGGGATTATCAGCATCATGGATATGAGTGGTTGGCATTTCTCAAGCGATATGGGCTTCCAGGTATTTTGGCGGATGAAATGGGTCTTGGGAAGACACTGCAAACGCTCCTAACAATTGCACATGTTCGCCAGCAGCATGGCCGCTGTCCCTCCCTCGTTGTTTGCCCGGCAGGTCTCGTAGAGAAGTGGGCCGACGAGGCCGATAAATTTCTCTCAGAGTTTTTGGTACTCACCCACTCCGGGGACAATCGCAATGAAGCACTCAGGGTTCAAGGGCCGCATGTGGATCTCGTGGTGACATCCTATGAAACCATGGTCCGCGATGCTCAAGATCTCCGACGCATCCCATGGCGATTCCTTATTCTCGATGAGGCACAAAGAATCAAAACTCCTGACACACCAGGAGCCAAAGTAGTTCGCACAATTCCGGCAGAGGCACGCTTCGCGATTACCGGCCTACCGGTTGAGAACAAATTACAAGATTTGTGGTCGGTCTTCGACTTTCTTGCACCAGGACTCCTGTTCTCTAAGAGTGAGTTTGAAAAAAGGATCAAGGATCCCATTGAGACTCGTGGTGATAAGAATGCGCGGGATCTTCTTCGAAGGAAGACACGCCCATTTGTCCTTCGGCGGCTAAAAACAGAGGTGGCAAAGGAACTGCCGGATAAGATCGAGAAGACAATACGGTGTGAACTCACGGAGAAACAGCGTGCACTGTATACGGCTGTTGTCACAAGGGATCTTGAAGAGGCGATCACAGCCACAGGCGGTGAGAAATTGACCCTTGGCAACCCCCACATCTTCAGTGTGCTCTTGAAACTCAAGCAGATTTGTTGCCATCCAGGCTTAGTAACAGGAGACTTCGAGGAATTCAGGCCAGGGGTATCGGGAAAGTTCGATGCCTTTATGGAAATACTTGAGGGGATCTTGGACAGTCGAGCGACTGAGGTGGAGCCAAATAAGTTGGTTGTCTTCAGTCAATTTGTCCACATGACGACGTTCCTACAGAACTTTATTATTTCCAAGGGTCGTTCCTGTGAAAGAATTGATGAAGCTGTTCCTCCCGCGGAAAGACCTGCCCGCTGCAGGTGGTTCAATTCTCAGCCATCTCAGTTCGGACTTGTGTCCACTCTTTTCTCAGGCGGGGTGGGCTTGGACTTACAAAGTGCCAACTATGTCGCATCATACGATCAGTGGTGGAACCCAGCAGTTCATTCTGAAGCTGTTGATCGAGTCCATCGGATTGGCCAGAGGCGGACCGTCGTTGCGTTCCACATTCTTACTCGTGGAACATTGGAAGACAAGATCGAAGCCGAGCTTCTCAAGAAAAAGGATCTTTTTGATCTGACGATTAGACCGGACGAGTATTTGCGGAAAGAAGTCACGCGGGAAGAGTTGCTGGATCTTGTCAGGCTAGAAAGTTAA
- a CDS encoding YceK/YidQ family lipoprotein: MRALRFLGAVAFCLLLSGCGTIKTLHKDAKYECHEDMFYSGTRVGPMSLQKILDTPFSLVADTLVLPYTIPRSIWNYHHRSASFWNEEMCLRDSDHGAKPVKQLSYTP; the protein is encoded by the coding sequence ATGAGAGCTCTGAGATTTCTGGGTGCCGTAGCTTTTTGCTTGCTACTTTCCGGTTGTGGAACCATAAAAACATTACATAAGGATGCCAAATATGAGTGCCACGAGGATATGTTCTATTCTGGGACACGCGTCGGGCCTATGAGTTTGCAGAAGATCTTGGACACCCCGTTTTCCCTTGTGGCCGACACTCTAGTGCTCCCCTATACCATCCCCCGCTCAATCTGGAACTATCATCATCGATCAGCATCCTTCTGGAACGAAGAGATGTGCCTACGTGACTCCGATCATGGTGCCAAGCCAGTGAAACAACTCTCTTACACACCGTGA
- the serS gene encoding serine--tRNA ligase, producing the protein MYDLKQLRENLDHIRTSLGRRGNDVPWDDLQKLSEERRAVTTQVEQLRYELNKGSEEVARLRRAKEPAEAAMAAMKQLGGRIKDLEGNQQKVEEALTDVALRIPNLPHASVPVGSDASENVEVRRWGAIPSFTRPPKPHWEVGENLGILDFDRAAKIAGARFSVVTGAGARLERALINYMLDLHTTQHGYREVLPPLMVNRLAMTGTGQLPKFEEDLFRLRDEDYFLIPTAEVPVTNLHREEILNGDSLPVRYTAYTPCFRREAGSYGKDTRGLIRLHQFNKVELVSLTTPDRSYEELERLTGNAESILQGLNLPYRVITLCTGDMGFSAAKTYDLEVWLPSQQQYREISSCSNFEAFQARRANIKYRPTGGKKDAKSDFVHTLNGSGLAVGRTLVAILENFQQPDGSVEIPVVLRSYMGGLEKITKETP; encoded by the coding sequence GTGTACGATCTTAAGCAACTCCGCGAAAACCTCGACCACATCCGTACCTCGCTCGGGCGACGCGGGAACGACGTTCCGTGGGATGATCTCCAAAAGTTGAGCGAAGAACGCCGCGCCGTGACGACGCAGGTCGAGCAGCTCCGGTACGAACTCAACAAAGGCTCCGAAGAGGTCGCTCGTCTCCGTCGAGCCAAAGAACCGGCTGAAGCAGCGATGGCGGCCATGAAACAGCTAGGGGGCCGCATTAAGGATCTCGAGGGAAATCAACAAAAGGTCGAGGAGGCGCTGACCGATGTGGCGCTTCGAATCCCCAACCTTCCACACGCCTCGGTCCCTGTGGGGTCTGACGCCTCAGAGAATGTCGAGGTTCGTCGATGGGGTGCCATCCCGTCTTTTACCCGTCCCCCCAAACCCCATTGGGAAGTCGGAGAGAACCTCGGCATCTTGGATTTCGATCGAGCCGCGAAGATCGCGGGAGCCAGGTTTTCTGTCGTGACCGGCGCCGGCGCCAGGCTCGAACGAGCCCTGATCAACTATATGCTTGATCTGCATACAACCCAGCATGGATATCGAGAAGTGTTGCCACCGCTCATGGTGAATCGTCTCGCCATGACCGGGACCGGCCAGCTTCCTAAGTTTGAAGAGGATCTCTTTCGCTTGCGGGACGAAGACTACTTCCTGATACCGACTGCGGAAGTGCCGGTGACCAACCTGCATAGAGAGGAAATTCTGAACGGCGACAGTTTACCCGTCCGGTATACCGCCTATACCCCATGCTTTCGGAGAGAGGCGGGATCGTATGGAAAAGATACGAGAGGCCTGATTCGGCTTCACCAATTCAACAAAGTGGAGTTGGTCTCATTGACCACACCCGATCGCTCCTATGAAGAACTTGAGCGGTTGACGGGAAATGCGGAGTCGATCCTACAGGGTCTGAACCTCCCGTACCGCGTCATCACACTGTGCACGGGCGATATGGGTTTTTCCGCCGCCAAAACCTATGACCTCGAAGTCTGGCTGCCCTCTCAGCAACAGTATCGGGAGATCTCGTCCTGCAGCAACTTCGAAGCGTTTCAGGCCCGACGAGCGAACATCAAATATCGGCCGACCGGGGGAAAGAAGGACGCCAAGAGCGACTTTGTCCACACGCTGAATGGCTCCGGGTTGGCTGTAGGACGAACATTAGTCGCCATCTTGGAAAACTTCCAACAGCCGGACGGCTCGGTTGAGATCCCCGTGGTGTTACGGTCGTATATGGGTGGACTGGAGAAGATCACGAAGGAAACGCCGTAG
- a CDS encoding PA0069 family radical SAM protein, producing MLWLADLGRELTSIGCKGQDGRMRSISNPPNPFESQHRELLEPAGAAKLTVYSDDSREILSRNDSPDLPFRWSVNPYRGCFHACAYCYARPSHEFWGFGAGTDFESKIIVKEEAPQLLRRALDKPSWRGELIVFSGNTDCYQPLEAEYGLTRACLEVCAEYRNPVGIITKGSLILRDLDVLTRLSREAWVCVYFSIPFSSDDIARKVEPHVPSITKRFSAMKTLSEAGIPTGISVAPVIPGLNEDDIPELLERARQAGAHMATYSLLRLSGSLEAVFLERMRESFPERIGKITNRLREVRGGALTESRFFRRQAGQGTYWELIEQLFAVAKRRTGFHDDHIGSIPETFRRPGVEQTSLF from the coding sequence ATGTTATGGCTGGCCGACTTGGGGAGGGAATTGACATCGATTGGGTGCAAGGGACAGGATGGGCGCATGCGGTCAATCTCCAATCCCCCGAACCCGTTTGAATCGCAGCATCGGGAACTCCTCGAACCCGCCGGTGCGGCAAAACTGACAGTGTATTCAGACGACAGTCGAGAGATTTTGAGTCGCAACGACAGCCCGGACTTGCCGTTTCGATGGAGCGTCAATCCCTATCGAGGGTGTTTTCATGCCTGTGCCTACTGCTACGCTCGTCCGTCCCATGAATTTTGGGGATTCGGGGCAGGAACCGACTTCGAAAGCAAGATTATCGTGAAAGAGGAGGCGCCGCAATTGCTCCGGCGCGCCTTGGACAAACCCTCCTGGCGCGGAGAGCTGATCGTCTTTTCCGGCAACACGGATTGTTATCAGCCGCTCGAGGCCGAGTACGGATTGACTCGCGCCTGCTTGGAGGTCTGCGCGGAGTATCGGAATCCCGTGGGGATCATCACGAAGGGATCGTTGATTCTTCGTGATCTCGATGTGCTGACCCGACTGAGCCGGGAAGCTTGGGTATGTGTGTATTTCAGCATCCCATTTTCCTCAGACGATATCGCCCGGAAAGTGGAGCCTCATGTACCGTCGATCACCAAACGCTTCTCCGCCATGAAGACACTCTCTGAAGCCGGTATTCCAACGGGCATCTCCGTTGCGCCTGTCATCCCTGGTCTGAATGAAGATGACATCCCTGAATTGCTGGAGCGGGCGCGTCAAGCCGGCGCGCACATGGCGACCTACAGCTTGTTGAGACTATCCGGAAGTTTGGAGGCGGTGTTTCTGGAACGGATGCGGGAGTCATTCCCTGAGCGGATCGGAAAGATCACGAATCGACTGCGTGAGGTACGGGGCGGAGCTCTTACGGAAAGCCGATTTTTCAGGCGTCAAGCCGGGCAGGGGACTTATTGGGAGTTGATCGAGCAGTTGTTCGCCGTGGCCAAGCGCCGGACGGGATTCCATGATGACCATATCGGCAGTATTCCTGAGACGTTTCGTCGTCCAGGCGTCGAACAGACGTCATTATTCTAA
- a CDS encoding sulfurtransferase — protein MQHHPGFLELVNRAKQRVKECSAGDVKARLDRGEQFHFIDVREDHEFAKDHARGARHLGKGIIERDIEAIVPDKQDPIVLYCGGGFRSALSADALQQMGYTNVISMDGGIRAWREAGYPLE, from the coding sequence ATGCAACATCATCCGGGCTTTTTGGAATTGGTCAACCGCGCCAAGCAACGAGTGAAAGAATGCAGTGCCGGCGACGTGAAGGCGCGCCTCGACCGGGGTGAGCAGTTTCATTTCATCGATGTTCGGGAAGACCACGAATTTGCCAAGGACCATGCGCGAGGGGCTCGACATCTCGGCAAGGGAATTATTGAGCGGGATATTGAGGCGATAGTCCCTGATAAGCAGGACCCGATTGTCCTGTATTGCGGAGGTGGGTTTCGGTCCGCGCTCTCCGCCGATGCGCTGCAACAGATGGGATACACTAATGTGATTTCGATGGATGGCGGGATACGAGCGTGGCGAGAGGCCGGCTACCCGTTGGAATAG
- a CDS encoding OmpH family outer membrane protein yields MLISAARPLFLAVLLFSILPLIPSAAHAAEFKMAVVDPQSVLEKSKAGKRALDGLKEYVSTRQKLLQRDEEDLRNYEKQLKEQAPKWNETERKEKEGQFRTKVQDFQKRAQEFNQELQKKQKELVDEYMKKISLATQSVAEKGGIALVVDKGSEQTVKIVIYSKDTIDLTDQVIKEFDRTNK; encoded by the coding sequence ATGCTGATTTCTGCTGCGCGACCCCTGTTCCTTGCAGTGCTGCTCTTCTCAATTCTTCCGCTCATTCCATCCGCCGCCCACGCCGCTGAATTCAAGATGGCTGTGGTAGATCCGCAGTCCGTATTGGAAAAGTCAAAAGCCGGCAAGCGAGCGCTCGATGGGCTGAAAGAATATGTCTCAACCAGACAGAAACTCCTCCAGAGAGATGAAGAAGATCTTCGGAATTACGAAAAGCAGCTGAAAGAGCAGGCTCCCAAGTGGAATGAGACCGAACGGAAAGAAAAAGAGGGCCAGTTCCGGACGAAGGTCCAGGACTTTCAAAAGCGCGCCCAGGAATTCAATCAGGAACTCCAGAAGAAACAGAAAGAATTGGTCGACGAATACATGAAGAAAATCTCCCTGGCGACACAATCCGTCGCTGAAAAGGGAGGCATTGCGCTCGTCGTCGACAAAGGCAGCGAGCAAACCGTCAAGATCGTAATCTACAGCAAGGATACGATCGATCTGACTGACCAAGTCATAAAGGAATTCGACCGAACGAACAAGTAG